In Syntrophotaleaceae bacterium, a genomic segment contains:
- a CDS encoding pitrilysin family protein encodes MRKLFFLFICFFLPIAWVSSSLALNPRAYDGPPLVFDLPGVERVTLPNGIRLYLKEDHELPLVEVTAMIGAGTIGDPADKTGLGRLYAALLQTGGAGNLSPADFDAELDRLAIDLAIGADSYATTAGMSMQASDLQRGLGLLASVFRQPRFDPQRLELARRQLVEQIRRQDDDPGFVANRTLREALYGDHPLGRTPTVETAGAVTREDLLDFHQRFSRPNNLWLGVSGDFDREQLMKLLDDLFGTWPSGNFVQQKIPPLPPASSPAIYPVVKDLPQTTLLLGERGIDKDNPDLYALRVMNFILGGGGFNSRLMREVRSNRGLAYSVFSYYDIGRRLPGLFIAGTETKTASVPEVVDLMRSLMQQMTERPVSNEELRLAKESLINSFVFAFEDTHEIVSQTMRLDFYDYPPDYLERYRDRVADVTVPQVLDVARRYLDPRQQVIVLVGEQLDSRQLAEAFELPVAPGRDLEDKEEPEKTRKAG; translated from the coding sequence ATGCGAAAACTTTTTTTCCTCTTCATCTGCTTTTTTCTGCCGATCGCCTGGGTGTCATCGTCGCTGGCGCTGAATCCGAGAGCGTATGATGGGCCTCCGCTGGTCTTCGACCTGCCCGGGGTGGAGCGGGTCACCCTGCCCAATGGCATCCGTCTCTATCTGAAAGAGGACCATGAATTGCCCTTGGTGGAGGTCACCGCCATGATCGGTGCCGGCACCATCGGCGATCCCGCGGACAAGACGGGGCTCGGCCGGCTTTATGCCGCCCTTTTGCAGACCGGCGGCGCGGGTAATCTGTCTCCAGCCGATTTCGATGCCGAACTGGACCGTCTGGCTATCGATCTGGCGATCGGCGCCGACAGTTACGCTACGACCGCGGGGATGTCGATGCAGGCTTCCGATCTGCAGCGGGGGCTGGGACTGCTGGCGTCCGTTTTCCGTCAGCCCCGGTTCGATCCGCAACGGCTGGAGCTCGCCCGCCGTCAGCTGGTGGAGCAGATCCGGCGGCAGGACGATGATCCCGGCTTTGTCGCCAACCGGACCCTGCGCGAGGCTCTTTACGGCGACCATCCCCTGGGCCGCACACCGACGGTCGAAACCGCCGGTGCGGTGACTCGCGAAGATCTTCTCGATTTCCACCAACGGTTCAGCAGGCCCAATAACCTCTGGCTCGGCGTTTCCGGAGATTTCGATCGTGAACAGCTGATGAAGCTGTTGGACGACCTATTCGGAACCTGGCCTTCGGGGAATTTCGTCCAGCAAAAGATTCCTCCCCTGCCGCCGGCATCATCACCGGCGATCTATCCGGTGGTGAAGGACCTTCCGCAAACGACCCTTCTGCTTGGCGAAAGAGGCATTGACAAGGACAATCCGGATCTCTATGCGCTGCGGGTGATGAACTTCATCCTCGGCGGGGGAGGATTCAATTCCCGGTTGATGCGCGAGGTGCGCTCCAACCGGGGGCTGGCCTACTCGGTTTTCTCCTACTACGACATCGGCCGCCGTTTGCCGGGGCTGTTCATTGCTGGTACCGAGACCAAGACAGCCTCCGTTCCGGAGGTTGTCGATCTCATGCGCAGCCTCATGCAGCAGATGACCGAACGGCCGGTTTCCAATGAAGAACTCCGGCTGGCCAAGGAAAGCCTGATCAACTCCTTCGTTTTCGCTTTCGAAGATACCCACGAAATCGTCTCCCAGACCATGCGTCTCGATTTTTACGATTATCCCCCCGACTATCTGGAACGCTACCGCGACCGGGTGGCTGATGTGACCGTACCTCAGGTTCTGGATGTCGCACGCCGTTATCTCGATCCCCGGCAGCAGGTGATCGTTCTGGTCGGGGAACAGTTGGATTCCAGGCAGCTGGCGGAAGCTTTCGAACTGCCTGTTGCCCCCGGCAGAGATCTGGAGGATAAGGAAGAGCCGGAAAAGACGCGAAAGGCTGGATAA
- a CDS encoding YihY/virulence factor BrkB family protein, which translates to MDNPKKNLDRIRTFFAEEIWNYDSSELGRWPKIWLRLVQVVSLAVRDFYYDKCLLRASALTYTTLLSIVPLLALMVAVLKGLGVQNVIEPLILERLAGGMDQVVAAIFRYIENTNFGRLGWLGLVFLVVSVLALLSGIEESFNHIWRVKETRTLLRRFSDYFSVVLLGPILILAAVSISTTLQSQVLLQRLVETAYVGEAIVLIFKLVPFLVMWAAFIFLYLFMPNTRVRFHAALVGGVVGGTIWQLVQWAYVHFQFGVAKYNAIYGTLAALPVFMIWLYMSWVIVLLGLELTYAVQNASTLRQELTDGRLNYASRQRVALTILVLVGEAFYRGNPPWTRMQLCNQLGLPARQVTELLDELLHLGLLVVVHGENDEDTGYQPGRPAETVEMEKLLQSLRFSGADCPIDPGLPAGQVVAEVERQLEESEKSVFDGMTLKDLVMRRVEGGRQKG; encoded by the coding sequence ATGGACAATCCGAAAAAGAATCTGGACAGGATCAGGACTTTTTTTGCCGAGGAAATCTGGAATTACGATTCCAGCGAGTTGGGACGATGGCCAAAAATCTGGCTGCGTCTGGTGCAGGTCGTGTCCCTGGCCGTCAGGGATTTCTATTACGACAAATGTCTGTTGCGGGCCTCGGCCCTGACCTATACCACGCTCCTGTCCATCGTTCCCCTGCTTGCCCTGATGGTTGCCGTGCTGAAGGGGCTGGGCGTCCAGAACGTCATCGAGCCGCTTATTCTGGAACGGCTCGCCGGGGGGATGGACCAGGTTGTTGCCGCCATCTTCCGTTACATCGAAAACACCAATTTCGGGCGCCTTGGCTGGCTCGGACTGGTCTTTCTGGTGGTGTCGGTTCTGGCCCTGCTGTCCGGTATCGAGGAAAGTTTCAATCATATCTGGAGGGTCAAGGAAACCCGCACTCTGCTTCGCCGTTTTTCCGACTATTTCTCCGTCGTTCTGCTGGGGCCGATCCTGATTCTGGCGGCAGTCTCCATCAGCACAACCCTGCAGAGCCAGGTTCTGTTGCAGCGCCTGGTGGAAACCGCCTATGTGGGAGAGGCGATTGTGCTGATATTCAAACTGGTGCCCTTTCTGGTCATGTGGGCAGCCTTCATCTTTCTGTATCTGTTCATGCCCAACACCCGGGTCCGATTCCATGCCGCTCTGGTCGGAGGCGTCGTCGGCGGCACCATCTGGCAGCTCGTCCAGTGGGCCTACGTCCACTTCCAGTTCGGCGTGGCCAAGTACAACGCCATCTACGGAACGCTGGCCGCTCTGCCGGTCTTCATGATCTGGCTCTACATGTCCTGGGTCATCGTCCTGCTCGGACTGGAATTGACATACGCCGTGCAGAACGCTTCCACTTTACGTCAGGAACTGACCGATGGTCGGCTCAACTACGCCAGCCGGCAGCGGGTCGCCCTGACCATCCTGGTTCTGGTCGGCGAGGCTTTTTACCGGGGAAACCCTCCCTGGACCCGCATGCAGCTCTGCAATCAGCTGGGTCTGCCGGCCCGGCAGGTCACCGAACTTCTGGACGAGCTGCTGCACCTCGGGCTGCTGGTCGTGGTGCATGGCGAGAACGATGAGGACACGGGCTACCAGCCGGGCCGGCCCGCGGAAACCGTAGAAATGGAAAAGCTTTTGCAAAGCCTGCGCTTTTCCGGGGCCGACTGCCCGATCGATCCCGGTCTGCCGGCCGGGCAGGTGGTGGCCGAGGTGGAAAGGCAGCTGGAAGAGTCGGAGAAAAGCGTTTTTGACGGAATGACTCTGAAGGATTTGGTAATGAGGAGGGTTGAAGGCGGGAGGCAGAAGGGGTGA
- a CDS encoding pitrilysin family protein, protein MRLQWIFGRLAAALLLLAVPFSAPEAAETVDGQTAALEEKVLQAGTLEEKVREHTFANGLKLLVVERPSAPIFTAYLTVGVGGVDEASSMRGMAHFLEHLRFKGTRTIGTTDFAKEKPLLDSIEEAGEALDRMRLRKDADPAQIAELEKRLDELQERHRRFVIKDEFAGIYARHGGVGYNAFTSKDLTSYLISLPANKLELWAAIESDRMKNAVLREFYTERDVVMEERRRSYDTNPDGLLYENLIATAFTVHPYRNPVIGWPSDIANLTPDEAHWFMENYYMPTNTVIAIVGAVDFDKVVSVVGKYFGDIPPGTSVPEVTAVEPPQRGEKRIHVRFDSEPKLAMAFHKPTLPERADYVFDVIDQLLAQGRTSRLYQSLVIDKQLATSVSAYGAPGFRYPNLFVINAVPRHPHTTGEVEAAITEELQKLAEEPVTEEELARVRNRLQVERLRLLKSNDGLAGQLTFYESVAGDWRYLVDYDKQIATVTPSEIMQVARRYLTPANRTVATVGNQEG, encoded by the coding sequence ATGAGACTTCAGTGGATTTTCGGGCGGCTGGCGGCCGCCCTGCTGTTACTGGCGGTTCCGTTTTCGGCGCCAGAGGCTGCCGAAACGGTGGACGGGCAGACAGCCGCCCTCGAGGAGAAAGTCCTCCAGGCGGGAACGCTCGAGGAGAAGGTTCGGGAACATACTTTTGCCAATGGTTTGAAGCTGCTGGTGGTGGAAAGGCCTTCAGCGCCTATTTTTACCGCATATTTGACCGTCGGTGTGGGCGGGGTGGATGAAGCCAGTTCCATGCGAGGCATGGCCCATTTCCTGGAACATCTGAGATTCAAGGGAACCCGGACCATCGGCACCACCGACTTCGCCAAGGAAAAACCGCTGCTTGACAGTATCGAGGAAGCGGGAGAAGCCCTCGACCGCATGCGGCTGCGCAAGGATGCCGACCCGGCTCAAATCGCGGAACTGGAAAAACGTCTGGACGAACTGCAGGAGCGGCACCGGCGTTTCGTCATCAAGGACGAGTTCGCCGGCATCTATGCCCGCCACGGCGGGGTCGGCTACAATGCTTTCACCAGCAAGGACCTGACCTCCTATCTCATCTCACTGCCGGCCAACAAACTCGAACTCTGGGCCGCCATCGAGTCCGACCGGATGAAGAATGCGGTGCTGCGGGAATTCTATACCGAACGGGACGTGGTCATGGAGGAGCGTCGTCGCTCCTACGACACCAATCCCGACGGACTGCTCTACGAAAACCTTATCGCCACGGCTTTTACTGTTCACCCGTACCGCAACCCGGTTATCGGCTGGCCTTCCGATATTGCCAATCTGACTCCCGACGAGGCCCACTGGTTCATGGAGAACTACTATATGCCCACCAATACAGTCATCGCCATTGTGGGGGCGGTGGATTTCGACAAGGTGGTCTCGGTGGTCGGAAAGTATTTCGGGGATATACCTCCCGGCACCTCGGTGCCGGAGGTGACGGCCGTGGAACCACCGCAACGGGGGGAGAAGCGGATTCATGTCCGGTTCGATTCGGAACCGAAACTGGCCATGGCTTTTCACAAACCGACCCTGCCGGAGAGAGCCGATTATGTGTTTGACGTCATCGACCAGTTGCTGGCCCAGGGTCGAACGTCCCGCCTGTACCAGTCGCTGGTTATCGACAAACAACTGGCCACATCCGTGTCCGCCTACGGCGCTCCCGGCTTTCGCTATCCCAACCTTTTCGTCATCAACGCCGTTCCCCGCCATCCCCATACCACCGGGGAGGTCGAAGCGGCCATTACGGAAGAATTGCAAAAACTTGCCGAAGAGCCTGTAACCGAAGAGGAACTGGCCCGGGTCCGCAACCGTTTGCAGGTCGAGCGTCTGCGGCTGCTCAAGAGCAACGATGGTCTGGCCGGTCAGTTGACCTTCTACGAGAGCGTGGCCGGCGACTGGCGTTACCTGGTCGATTATGACAAGCAGATCGCTACGGTAACCCCGTCGGAGATCATGCAGGTGGCCCGGCGTTATCTGACGCCGGCCAACCGCACCGTGGCCACCGTCGGCAATCAGGAGGGATGA
- a CDS encoding UDP-2,3-diacylglucosamine diphosphatase: MKDIFLADAHLLDPAAGNYRRLLAFLADHRGSIRHLVMLGDIFDFWIGYRHTVFAPFVPLLEELRRQRESGTELIFVEGNHDFHMGPFFSEILQCRILPDGGELLLDDRKVFLAHGDLINPHDRGYLLLRKVLRNRLTRMLLTLVPPDLAWSVARRASRLSNCKKTRRQPRLPEKLLLHFAEERFTEGYDAVITGHFHVPLFRQTGDKTLIALGDWIDQDSYAVFEHGAFALRRA, translated from the coding sequence ATGAAAGACATCTTCCTCGCAGACGCCCACCTCCTCGACCCCGCCGCCGGCAATTATCGCCGGCTGCTGGCGTTTTTGGCCGATCATCGGGGCAGTATCCGTCACCTGGTCATGCTGGGGGACATTTTCGATTTCTGGATCGGATACCGCCACACGGTATTCGCACCCTTCGTGCCTCTGCTCGAAGAGCTCCGCCGGCAGCGCGAAAGCGGAACCGAGCTGATATTCGTTGAGGGAAACCACGATTTTCACATGGGCCCTTTCTTCAGCGAAATCCTCCAATGCAGAATTCTGCCCGACGGCGGTGAACTGCTGCTCGACGACCGGAAGGTCTTCCTTGCCCATGGCGATCTGATCAATCCCCACGACCGCGGCTATCTCCTGCTGCGAAAGGTCCTCCGCAACCGCCTGACCCGAATGCTGCTTACCCTGGTCCCTCCCGACCTGGCCTGGTCGGTGGCCCGCCGGGCCAGCCGTTTAAGCAACTGCAAAAAAACCCGCCGCCAGCCCCGGCTTCCGGAAAAACTCCTGCTCCATTTTGCCGAAGAACGCTTCACCGAGGGATACGACGCCGTCATCACCGGGCATTTCCATGTGCCGCTTTTCCGGCAGACTGGCGACAAAACGCTCATCGCCCTCGGCGACTGGATCGATCAGGATTCCTACGCTGTTTTCGAACACGGAGCCTTTGCTTTGAGAAGAGCTTGA